A single window of Hyphomicrobiales bacterium DNA harbors:
- a CDS encoding Allantoinase, producing MSDFDLVLAGTLVLPDRLVPGGFVAVRDGRIAMVGQGVPPAARERHDLGEALILPGAIDAQVHSLSQMGAEDFIWSTRSAAAGGVTTIVDMPYDEGNLVCSAEALKGKVAHASTQARVDFALHGTVNPEEGAARIPEMVAAGASAFKFSTFGTHPVRFPRIPPQLLLDCFTAIAHEGLAAGVHNENHEAVETYMAKVKASGITDWRAHGLSRPPITELLAMHEIYEIGAMAGCDAHVVHCSLSRGYDIAAAYRAQGFTATVECCIHYLVLDEENDVRRLGGKAKINPPVRPRAEVEGLWRQVAAGNVWLVSTDHVSWTADRKTDPNMLANASGVPGLEAMVPLFVKGALERGVPLTWAARLMSNNPARHFRIDDRKGSLAVGLDADIIVMTPEPYVYEAAASGHNVVDWSPYDGMTMPYRVAATYLRGRQAFDGRAVLAEPGTGEFVRPPLSRAIASGV from the coding sequence ATGTCCGATTTCGATCTCGTGTTGGCTGGAACGCTTGTCCTGCCGGATCGTCTGGTTCCGGGTGGCTTCGTCGCCGTGCGTGACGGCCGCATCGCCATGGTGGGGCAGGGCGTACCACCGGCAGCGCGGGAGCGGCATGATCTCGGAGAGGCGCTGATCTTACCGGGCGCCATCGACGCGCAGGTGCATTCCCTCTCTCAGATGGGCGCCGAAGACTTCATCTGGTCGACGCGCTCAGCGGCGGCCGGCGGTGTCACCACCATCGTGGACATGCCCTATGACGAGGGCAATCTCGTTTGTTCGGCGGAAGCGCTGAAGGGCAAGGTTGCCCACGCCAGCACCCAGGCGCGGGTGGACTTCGCGCTGCATGGCACCGTCAATCCCGAGGAAGGCGCGGCGCGCATTCCTGAGATGGTGGCGGCCGGCGCCTCTGCCTTCAAGTTCTCCACCTTCGGCACTCACCCGGTGCGCTTTCCGCGCATTCCGCCCCAGCTTCTGCTGGATTGCTTCACGGCGATCGCCCACGAGGGGCTGGCGGCCGGCGTCCACAACGAAAATCACGAGGCCGTCGAAACCTATATGGCCAAGGTCAAGGCCTCGGGCATCACCGATTGGCGCGCCCATGGCCTTTCCCGACCGCCGATCACCGAGCTGCTCGCCATGCACGAGATCTATGAGATCGGTGCGATGGCCGGCTGCGACGCCCATGTCGTCCACTGCTCGCTGTCGCGCGGCTACGACATCGCCGCCGCCTACCGCGCGCAGGGTTTCACCGCCACGGTCGAATGCTGCATCCACTACCTCGTGCTCGACGAAGAGAACGACGTGCGGCGCCTTGGCGGCAAGGCCAAGATCAATCCGCCGGTGCGTCCACGCGCCGAGGTCGAGGGGCTTTGGCGGCAGGTCGCGGCGGGCAATGTCTGGCTTGTCTCAACCGATCACGTGTCGTGGACGGCGGATCGTAAGACCGATCCCAACATGCTCGCGAATGCATCCGGCGTGCCGGGGCTCGAAGCCATGGTGCCGCTGTTCGTCAAGGGCGCGCTTGAACGCGGCGTCCCGCTGACATGGGCGGCGCGACTGATGAGTAACAATCCGGCTCGGCATTTCCGCATCGACGATCGCAAGGGCAGTCTTGCCGTCGGGCTCGACGCTGACATCATCGTCATGACGCCGGAGCCCTACGTCTACGAGGCGGCCGCCAGCGGCCATAATGTGGTGGACTGGAGCCCCTATGACGGCATGACGATGCCCTATCGGGTGGCGGCGACCTATCTGCGCGGTCGCCAGGCGTTCGACGGGCGCGCCGTTCTCGCCGAGCCCGGCACGGGTGAGTTCGTGCGCCCGCCCTTGAGCCGCGCGATCGCGAGTGGGGTATGA
- a CDS encoding putative HTH araC/xylS-type domain-containing protein (Evidence 3 : Putative function from multiple computational evidences): MPELNIVKLSDIAQGAMSATLSATGNNLVEIEPGLFLGRTDFPLEAGVTYQAETMPFAALSILLEGTISTAAPGMEQLQADAMLTVANNERRMLVSTFTGARRLRNVEVFVIPDWFEQRSKPVQAEDDFAPLHDAMRKPLQSRRAPLPPRLRMLAHTALDLGGTGAIAALKLEAWTLDLLAELVTSFHQSADRIALPRIDYDRVRAIRELIESDPGSAGGIGVLAQRYGVSASKLKRDFFLAFGSCIGGFISEQRLVHARYLLEQGMAVSQAAYNVGYTHPANFSAAFKKRYGVPPRSITS; the protein is encoded by the coding sequence ATGCCTGAACTCAACATCGTGAAGTTATCCGACATCGCGCAGGGGGCGATGTCGGCGACGCTCAGCGCAACTGGCAACAATCTCGTCGAGATTGAGCCGGGCCTCTTTCTTGGGCGCACCGATTTTCCGCTGGAGGCCGGCGTTACCTATCAAGCCGAGACGATGCCCTTTGCAGCCTTGAGCATTCTGCTCGAGGGCACCATCAGCACGGCTGCCCCGGGCATGGAGCAGCTTCAGGCGGATGCGATGCTGACGGTCGCAAACAACGAACGCCGCATGCTTGTCTCAACCTTCACCGGCGCCAGACGTCTGCGCAATGTAGAGGTCTTCGTCATACCGGATTGGTTCGAGCAGAGAAGCAAGCCCGTGCAGGCGGAAGACGACTTCGCGCCCCTGCACGATGCAATGCGCAAGCCGCTCCAGAGCCGGCGCGCGCCTCTCCCTCCTCGTCTGCGTATGCTTGCGCATACAGCCCTCGATCTTGGCGGGACCGGGGCCATCGCCGCCCTGAAGCTCGAGGCCTGGACGCTCGACCTCCTTGCCGAACTCGTCACCTCTTTTCACCAAAGCGCGGATCGGATCGCCTTGCCGCGGATCGACTACGATCGTGTCCGGGCAATTCGCGAACTGATCGAGTCGGATCCGGGAAGCGCGGGGGGCATCGGCGTGCTCGCCCAGCGTTACGGGGTCAGCGCCAGCAAGCTGAAACGCGATTTCTTCCTGGCTTTCGGTTCCTGTATCGGCGGCTTCATCAGCGAGCAGCGGCTCGTGCATGCCCGATATCTCCTGGAACAGGGTATGGCGGTTTCACAGGCCGCATACAATGTGGGCTATACGCATCCGGCAAATTTCTCCGCGGCCTTCAAGAAGCGCTATGGCGTGCCGCCTCGCTCAATCACAAGCTGA
- a CDS encoding putative MFS domain-containing protein (Evidence 3 : Putative function from multiple computational evidences), which yields MEATARQTKARRLDSMTLAVCPLYVAFGFAIGLIQIALPTVLQREGLGMERTALLALLFLPFALTVSWAPLIDRYRPLGPEKRVGWVILCQALVVACLLVAGFAGARNLTILIVAMAVLAFAAATMDSALDGYLALSSASKHLARRGGAKIGSMYAGTILGSTFTLIGMENLGWLAVLSGAASFSLAALVIFIRLHPPELHSDRIQDAGKVVRFRLGLGVRRKVPALLLVGSALGIGLAVPRLLLVDRHMDLAAVGTIFGPVSMAAGLLGAIAGGELGKARGLAVALRAAAVLFVIAMMVFGVSAQLSVISPLRAAVIVACATLAYGATFAGISALALDWAHSEQAATDYALVQSLWYSSIIGGGAIAGILLAALGTLALPIAALGVGLGLAVLTRERAQLSAADGNRAIAGS from the coding sequence ATGGAAGCGACAGCCCGGCAGACAAAAGCGCGACGCCTCGATTCCATGACCCTGGCAGTATGCCCGCTCTATGTGGCCTTCGGCTTTGCCATCGGGCTCATTCAGATTGCATTACCGACGGTGCTGCAGCGCGAGGGGCTCGGCATGGAGCGGACAGCCCTGCTTGCGCTGCTTTTCCTGCCCTTCGCACTGACCGTGTCCTGGGCTCCGCTTATCGATCGCTACCGGCCCCTGGGTCCGGAGAAGCGTGTCGGCTGGGTGATCCTGTGCCAAGCCTTGGTTGTTGCATGCCTCCTCGTGGCAGGCTTCGCGGGCGCCCGGAATCTCACCATTCTTATTGTGGCGATGGCGGTGCTGGCCTTCGCCGCCGCGACCATGGATTCCGCGCTCGATGGTTATCTCGCGCTGTCGTCGGCCAGCAAACATTTGGCGCGACGCGGCGGAGCCAAGATCGGTTCCATGTATGCGGGTACGATCCTCGGTTCCACCTTTACGCTGATCGGAATGGAGAACCTCGGTTGGCTGGCTGTACTCTCTGGCGCAGCTTCTTTCAGCCTGGCTGCACTCGTCATTTTCATTCGTCTTCACCCGCCTGAGCTACACTCGGACCGCATCCAGGATGCCGGTAAAGTGGTGCGGTTTCGTCTCGGGTTGGGCGTCCGCCGCAAGGTGCCCGCTCTTCTGCTGGTAGGAAGCGCGCTCGGGATCGGCCTGGCCGTGCCCCGGCTTTTGCTCGTCGACCGTCATATGGATCTTGCGGCAGTCGGGACCATTTTCGGACCGGTGAGCATGGCGGCTGGACTGTTGGGCGCCATCGCCGGCGGCGAACTCGGCAAAGCCAGAGGCCTTGCGGTCGCTCTTCGCGCGGCTGCCGTACTATTTGTCATCGCCATGATGGTGTTCGGTGTCAGCGCACAGCTGTCCGTAATCTCCCCGCTGCGGGCTGCCGTCATCGTCGCTTGTGCGACGCTCGCCTATGGTGCGACCTTTGCCGGCATCAGCGCCCTGGCTCTGGACTGGGCGCATTCCGAGCAGGCCGCGACGGACTACGCGTTGGTTCAGAGCCTCTGGTACAGCAGCATCATCGGTGGCGGAGCGATCGCCGGCATCCTCCTGGCCGCCCTCGGCACGCTGGCCTTGCCGATCGCGGCTCTCGGTGTCGGCCTGGGCCTCGCGGTCTTGACCCGAGAACGCGCGCAGCTGTCGGCGGCAGACGGCAACCGGGCAATCGCGGGGTCATGA
- a CDS encoding hypothetical protein (Evidence 5 : Unknown function), with product MFTSYFLLSRGNRRYQDRIEHQRIFDAMDIMIFFAAKKINMLFRKSMYSLNTILF from the coding sequence ATGTTCACATCATATTTTCTCCTATCTCGAGGGAATCGCAGATATCAGGATAGAATTGAGCATCAGCGCATATTTGACGCCATGGATATCATGATTTTCTTCGCCGCGAAAAAGATAAATATGCTGTTTCGAAAATCGATGTATTCATTAAATACTATATTATTTTAA
- a CDS encoding conserved exported hypothetical protein (Evidence 4 : Unknown function but conserved in other organisms) — protein sequence MKRRWKTAVALTSVALTVPAVAQEASPEQPIQLEAIVVNAQRREQLAKDVPVSLRVFSRKELEERIVKRLDDAFAATPNASMTSQRGGNDASTLSIRGVTTTAFGADPSVGVYVDDVYVGNDNGFNTRMSDFEQIEILRGPQGTLYGRNAIGGAVNIRTENPELGVNKTRLQAGAGSDGLLFGTATTNLAIGENAAARIAIFGDRSDGWLRNAQGGPDLMNLNDFGGRAKLLARPTDNWQLELSVDYAKDQGRRNGYGPFATVWKFGVDQAVPNLDHTENYGSSLKSTWTLDFGQVTSVTAWRGARAEGGGGNFTPLPLQNGGYERDYNQFTQELRANGETALVNWTVGAFFLSSSEKRYEYAGFYPALPANMLFPGQPSLPASYQEGTHSDVDSLTAALFADTTWHLTNRLDLIAGARVSYDRKSIDYRHGSSLGAMALFAPALQTSQTADGIDVSPRAGLSFAVNDDIRIYGTVSRGYKPKGFNISFAPDADIGYKAESAINYEVGLKGTAAGGRVGYALSAFYFDWHNQQVYSFNDNRLTIANAPKSRSYGAEAEVSAEVLEGLRLYAGAGYLNAKFTDYPNAMSGQDESGNQQPFASRYSLNLSAQYTKPLQDGINFVARADYNWKSAFFWDTANTIREPAYGVVNARVGFETDDWGVSLYAQNILDQEYRVRAATYSGQAMAIPGTPQTFGVLARATF from the coding sequence ATGAAAAGACGTTGGAAAACGGCCGTCGCCCTCACCTCCGTGGCATTGACCGTGCCGGCCGTTGCTCAGGAAGCGAGCCCTGAGCAGCCGATCCAGCTGGAAGCCATCGTCGTGAACGCGCAGCGGCGCGAACAACTGGCCAAGGATGTGCCTGTCAGCCTGCGTGTGTTCTCCCGGAAAGAACTCGAGGAGCGGATCGTCAAACGGCTGGATGACGCCTTTGCGGCAACCCCCAATGCCAGCATGACAAGCCAGCGTGGTGGCAACGACGCCTCAACGCTCTCCATCCGTGGTGTCACGACGACGGCCTTCGGAGCCGACCCGAGCGTGGGTGTCTATGTCGATGACGTCTACGTCGGCAATGACAATGGCTTCAATACGCGCATGAGCGATTTCGAGCAGATCGAAATCCTCCGTGGCCCGCAGGGTACTCTCTATGGCCGCAACGCGATCGGCGGCGCGGTCAACATCCGCACCGAGAATCCGGAACTCGGCGTCAACAAGACGCGGCTGCAGGCCGGCGCTGGCAGCGACGGACTGCTCTTCGGCACCGCGACCACAAACCTCGCCATCGGGGAGAATGCAGCCGCGCGGATCGCCATATTCGGAGATCGTAGCGACGGTTGGCTGCGAAATGCCCAGGGCGGCCCGGATCTGATGAACCTGAACGATTTCGGTGGAAGGGCCAAGCTGCTCGCGCGTCCGACCGACAACTGGCAGCTCGAATTGAGTGTCGATTACGCCAAGGACCAGGGGCGCCGGAATGGCTATGGCCCCTTCGCCACGGTGTGGAAGTTCGGGGTCGACCAGGCTGTACCGAACCTCGACCATACCGAGAACTACGGCAGCTCGCTCAAATCCACATGGACACTTGATTTCGGGCAGGTGACGAGCGTCACAGCCTGGCGTGGGGCGCGGGCGGAGGGTGGCGGCGGCAATTTCACGCCCTTGCCGTTGCAGAACGGCGGCTATGAGCGTGACTACAATCAGTTCACGCAGGAGCTGCGCGCCAATGGCGAGACAGCGCTTGTAAACTGGACAGTGGGCGCCTTCTTCCTGTCGTCGTCCGAAAAGCGCTATGAATACGCTGGCTTCTATCCCGCGCTCCCGGCCAACATGCTTTTCCCAGGGCAGCCCAGCCTGCCGGCGAGCTACCAGGAAGGGACGCATTCCGATGTCGACTCGCTGACTGCGGCTTTGTTCGCCGATACGACATGGCATTTGACGAATAGGCTCGATCTCATCGCCGGCGCTCGCGTCAGCTACGACCGCAAGTCGATCGACTACAGGCATGGATCAAGCCTCGGCGCCATGGCCCTGTTCGCACCCGCCCTGCAGACGAGCCAGACGGCCGACGGCATCGACGTGTCGCCGCGCGCCGGGCTTTCCTTCGCCGTCAATGATGACATCAGGATCTACGGTACGGTATCGCGTGGATACAAGCCGAAAGGCTTCAACATCTCCTTCGCGCCGGATGCCGACATCGGCTACAAGGCGGAAAGCGCGATCAACTACGAAGTCGGCCTGAAGGGAACGGCAGCTGGCGGACGTGTCGGCTACGCCCTGTCAGCCTTCTACTTCGACTGGCATAACCAGCAGGTCTATAGCTTCAACGACAACCGCCTCACCATCGCCAATGCGCCGAAATCACGCAGCTACGGCGCCGAAGCGGAGGTCAGCGCCGAGGTGCTGGAGGGCCTGCGGCTGTACGCCGGTGCCGGCTACCTGAATGCCAAGTTCACCGACTATCCCAATGCCATGTCCGGGCAGGACGAGAGCGGCAACCAGCAGCCCTTCGCGTCCCGCTACTCGCTCAACCTCAGCGCCCAATACACCAAGCCCTTGCAGGACGGGATCAACTTCGTCGCGCGGGCCGACTACAACTGGAAGTCCGCGTTCTTCTGGGACACGGCGAATACCATCCGTGAACCCGCCTATGGCGTCGTCAATGCGCGGGTCGGCTTCGAGACGGATGACTGGGGCGTCAGCCTCTACGCTCAAAATATCCTGGACCAGGAATATCGCGTGAGAGCCGCAACCTATTCGGGACAGGCCATGGCTATTCCAGGCACGCCGCAGACCTTTGGCGTTCTGGCACGGGCCACGTTCTAA
- the hutH gene encoding Histidine ammonia-lyase — translation MARIGPLSTIILDGNSLTIEDVVRIARQGAKVAIADAARTEIVRVRAYIEENWLTENAPPTYGFNTGVGKLKDYAISQADNDKFQRNIVLSHCSGIGEPASEEIVRAMMAVRINAFCLGASGLRIEVVDRLVEMLNRGVHPVVPIQGSVGASGDLAPLAHMVSVLIGYEEAEAIFEGARMSAPEALEKAGITPVTFDLRAKDCLALINGNSLCAGMASLNLWDAERLMKLADAAGALSLEAIRGEQAAFDPRIHAVRKQPGQIATAENIRRVIAGSRRTTEACRAVHLDDDILHPKHSARVQDQYSFRCLPQVHGSCRDQLEHCKTIVTRELNAATDNPLVFWNDRGALEFLSGGNFHCEPLGFAMDILTIALIEIGNISERRLFALCDTTLNYGLPPNLAGKPIGLNYGYGIISTAAAAVASENKTLAFPSTADTIPTKSSQEDHVSMATWACRKARLVLDNVPKILGIESMLAAKAIFLTEEALGSFQLGAGSQALYDLIRSRLPLQQEDAYMQRQSVPAIQMARSGELLDVVEAKVGALN, via the coding sequence GTGGCAAGGATCGGTCCATTGAGCACTATCATTCTAGACGGTAACAGCCTCACAATCGAAGACGTCGTCCGTATCGCCCGCCAAGGGGCCAAAGTTGCGATTGCGGATGCCGCGCGGACCGAGATCGTGCGCGTGCGTGCCTATATCGAAGAAAACTGGCTGACCGAGAACGCGCCGCCAACCTATGGTTTCAATACGGGCGTCGGTAAGCTGAAGGACTATGCCATCAGCCAGGCTGATAACGACAAGTTCCAGCGCAATATCGTTCTCTCCCACTGCTCCGGCATCGGCGAGCCTGCCTCCGAGGAGATCGTTCGCGCCATGATGGCGGTGCGCATCAATGCGTTCTGCCTCGGTGCCTCGGGCCTGAGGATCGAGGTCGTCGACCGACTGGTCGAGATGCTCAATCGGGGCGTGCATCCGGTCGTGCCGATCCAGGGCTCAGTCGGTGCCTCTGGCGACCTCGCGCCGCTGGCGCATATGGTGTCCGTGCTCATTGGCTATGAAGAGGCCGAGGCGATCTTCGAAGGCGCGCGCATGTCAGCGCCCGAGGCGCTGGAGAAGGCGGGCATCACGCCCGTGACCTTCGATCTGCGCGCCAAGGACTGTCTGGCGCTGATCAACGGCAACAGCCTGTGCGCTGGCATGGCTTCCCTCAACCTCTGGGACGCCGAGCGCCTCATGAAGCTGGCGGATGCCGCCGGCGCGCTCAGCCTCGAAGCCATCCGCGGCGAGCAGGCGGCCTTCGATCCGCGCATTCATGCCGTGCGCAAGCAGCCAGGCCAGATCGCCACGGCCGAAAATATCCGCCGCGTCATCGCTGGCAGCCGCCGCACCACGGAAGCCTGCCGCGCGGTGCATCTGGACGACGACATCCTCCACCCGAAGCACTCCGCCCGCGTGCAGGATCAGTATTCCTTCCGTTGTCTGCCGCAAGTCCACGGCAGCTGCCGTGACCAGCTCGAACACTGCAAGACCATCGTGACGCGGGAATTGAACGCCGCCACCGACAATCCGCTGGTGTTCTGGAACGACCGCGGCGCGCTCGAATTCCTCTCGGGCGGCAATTTTCATTGCGAGCCGCTGGGTTTCGCCATGGACATCCTGACAATCGCCCTCATCGAGATCGGCAACATCTCGGAGCGCCGGCTGTTCGCCCTGTGCGACACTACGCTGAACTATGGATTGCCGCCGAACCTCGCCGGTAAGCCGATCGGCCTCAACTACGGCTACGGTATCATCTCCACGGCGGCGGCGGCCGTTGCCTCGGAGAACAAGACGCTCGCCTTTCCATCGACGGCTGATACCATCCCGACCAAGAGCAGCCAGGAAGACCACGTGTCCATGGCCACGTGGGCCTGCCGCAAGGCGCGCCTTGTGCTCGACAACGTGCCGAAGATCCTCGGCATCGAGTCCATGCTCGCGGCCAAAGCGATCTTCCTCACGGAGGAAGCCCTTGGCAGCTTCCAGCTCGGCGCGGGCAGCCAGGCGCTCTATGATCTTATCAGGAGCCGCCTGCCACTCCAGCAGGAGGACGCCTACATGCAGCGCCAATCCGTGCCGGCGATCCAGATGGCGCGCTCGGGCGAGTTGCTCGACGTTGTCGAGGCCAAGGTCGGCGCGCTGAACTAG
- a CDS encoding N-carbamoyl-L-amino acid hydrolase has protein sequence MTGGNWPVKADRIAEDIEALARITDPDKPWTRRAFTPRFLEGRAYIEARMRAAGLETRIDAAGNLIGRRAGLKPGLGTLIIGSHSDTVPDGGRFDGVAGVVTALEVARSLAEAGIELDHDLEVVDFLAEEVSIFGVSCVGSRAMAGRLDPAWLARVSGDLTLAEGIRQVGGDPERLADAARRDITGFIELHIEQGPVLEDNVDDIGVVSAIVGITRIEFVVDGRADHAGTTPMNARRDALVAAADLVRAIRALAMEHAQGEGHFTATVGEFRVFPNAANVVPSKVELLIDARAECRATMEAFIAQLGVETPALELDHGVTIVGPRIISDNEAVACDPALQATLAQAADELGLPRRALASGAGHDAAWIARVAPSAMVFIPCHEGRSHTPDEWTENEAIAKGAAVIYEAIRRLDGAEASTTS, from the coding sequence ATGACCGGGGGCAACTGGCCGGTCAAGGCGGACCGGATCGCTGAGGATATCGAGGCGCTGGCGCGGATCACCGATCCTGACAAGCCTTGGACGCGGCGCGCGTTTACGCCGCGTTTCCTCGAGGGACGGGCCTATATCGAAGCGCGGATGCGCGCCGCCGGTCTCGAGACGCGGATCGATGCCGCCGGCAACCTCATCGGCCGCCGCGCCGGGTTGAAGCCCGGGCTCGGCACCCTCATCATCGGCTCGCATTCCGACACCGTGCCGGACGGCGGCCGCTTCGACGGTGTGGCAGGCGTGGTCACGGCGCTCGAAGTGGCCCGGTCGCTGGCCGAGGCGGGGATCGAGCTCGATCATGACCTTGAGGTGGTCGATTTTCTCGCCGAGGAGGTCAGCATTTTCGGCGTGTCCTGTGTCGGCAGCCGGGCGATGGCCGGTCGACTCGATCCGGCCTGGCTCGCACGTGTGAGCGGGGATCTCACGCTGGCTGAAGGCATCCGGCAAGTGGGCGGGGACCCTGAGCGTCTCGCCGACGCCGCGCGCCGCGACATAACGGGTTTCATCGAGCTCCACATCGAGCAAGGGCCTGTTCTTGAGGATAATGTCGATGATATCGGTGTAGTCTCCGCCATCGTGGGGATCACGCGGATCGAGTTCGTCGTCGACGGGCGGGCGGATCACGCGGGCACCACGCCCATGAATGCGCGCCGCGATGCGCTGGTGGCGGCAGCGGATCTTGTGCGCGCCATCCGGGCTCTCGCCATGGAGCACGCGCAAGGCGAGGGGCACTTCACCGCGACCGTGGGCGAATTCCGGGTTTTCCCGAATGCCGCCAACGTCGTGCCGTCCAAGGTGGAACTCCTGATCGATGCCCGCGCTGAATGTCGCGCCACCATGGAGGCTTTCATCGCGCAACTCGGGGTGGAGACGCCGGCCTTGGAGCTTGATCATGGTGTCACCATCGTCGGGCCACGGATCATATCCGACAACGAGGCAGTGGCTTGCGACCCCGCGCTCCAGGCGACGCTGGCGCAGGCCGCCGACGAACTCGGCTTGCCACGGCGAGCGCTGGCCTCCGGGGCCGGACATGACGCAGCCTGGATCGCCCGTGTCGCGCCGTCGGCGATGGTCTTCATCCCCTGCCACGAGGGTCGCAGCCACACGCCGGACGAGTGGACCGAAAACGAGGCAATCGCCAAGGGCGCGGCCGTCATCTACGAGGCGATCCGGCGCCTCGACGGCGCTGAAGCCAGCACAACGTCGTGA
- a CDS encoding putative spermidine/putrescine transport system substrate-binding protein (Evidence 3 : Putative function from multiple computational evidences) produces MLDRRSLLKISAASALAIAVFAPATAGAAEPPKPAKLTMNVYAGPFEANMRKSVIAPFEADTGIKVELVPSAPPLAKLQAQGATPELDILIAGIVENMIASQQGLIVKLDPANIPELADIYDIAKTPDGVAVNFSALGLAYDKRQWPSPPTSWFDLASDKTPGKIVVRQPDAQNTVAWMAIMAKELNGAWPDKPEDYKKVGEVLAKNLKPRLAAITTNTATTRAGFTNAGAGLAVWTDSQVAAFATESKLPLEFVIPKEGGVMIATTAMVTRTPNKYWAEKLIGYMLRPEAQKTFALNGYYAPSNKTVVIPDDVASKMVYGQAKIDTLLRMPWDKITPINQQISEIFYESVN; encoded by the coding sequence ATGTTGGATCGTCGGAGCCTCTTGAAGATCTCAGCCGCGAGTGCGCTTGCGATCGCGGTGTTCGCGCCCGCAACGGCCGGGGCGGCGGAGCCGCCAAAGCCCGCCAAATTGACAATGAATGTCTATGCTGGTCCGTTCGAAGCCAATATGCGCAAGTCCGTCATCGCCCCATTCGAGGCGGACACTGGCATCAAAGTCGAACTCGTGCCGAGCGCGCCCCCTCTCGCCAAGCTACAAGCCCAGGGAGCTACGCCTGAGCTCGATATCCTGATCGCTGGCATCGTCGAGAATATGATTGCGAGCCAGCAGGGATTGATCGTCAAGCTTGACCCGGCAAATATCCCCGAACTGGCTGACATCTATGACATCGCCAAGACCCCAGACGGTGTCGCGGTCAATTTTTCGGCGCTAGGCCTTGCCTATGACAAGCGGCAATGGCCATCGCCGCCCACTTCATGGTTCGATCTCGCCTCGGACAAGACGCCCGGCAAGATCGTGGTACGCCAGCCGGACGCGCAGAATACCGTTGCCTGGATGGCGATCATGGCCAAGGAGCTAAATGGCGCATGGCCGGACAAGCCCGAGGACTACAAGAAGGTTGGCGAAGTTCTTGCCAAGAACCTGAAGCCCAGGCTCGCCGCCATTACCACCAACACCGCCACGACCCGCGCGGGTTTCACGAACGCAGGCGCCGGACTTGCTGTTTGGACAGACAGCCAGGTTGCGGCCTTCGCCACCGAGAGTAAATTGCCACTTGAGTTCGTGATCCCGAAGGAAGGCGGGGTCATGATCGCGACCACCGCGATGGTGACCCGCACGCCCAACAAATACTGGGCCGAAAAACTCATCGGCTACATGCTGCGGCCAGAGGCGCAAAAGACGTTCGCGTTGAACGGCTACTATGCGCCGTCGAACAAGACGGTCGTCATTCCCGATGACGTCGCGTCCAAGATGGTCTATGGCCAGGCTAAGATCGATACGCTGCTACGCATGCCGTGGGACAAGATCACGCCGATCAACCAGCAGATTTCCGAGATTTTCTACGAATCGGTCAATTGA